A window from Prochlorococcus marinus CUG1435 encodes these proteins:
- the metH gene encoding methionine synthase — protein sequence MESFRTYLNRDEKPLIIFDGGTGTSFQNLNLTADDFGGKELEGCNENLVLSSPKVVERVHDSFLEAGCHVIETNTFGASSIVLDEYDIADKAYEINKNAALIAKNAASKYASVDKPRFVAGSIGPTTKLPTLGHIDFDELKQSYKEQIYGLIDGGVDLLLIETCQDVLQIKSALSASKEVLDSKNIDLPIMVSITMETTGTMLVGSDIASALTILEPFNIDVLGLNCATGPEQMKEHIKYLSENSPFAISCIPNAGLPENVGGVAHYRLKPIELKMQLMNFIYDFNVQLIGGCCGTTPDHIKYLSSIIDEIIDIERTIKNGKNNSSGYIPSASSIYNSVPYKQDNSILIVGERLNASGSKKVRELLNKDDWDGLVSIAKQQQKENAHVLDVNVDYVGRDGVKDMKEITSRLVTNINLPLMIDSTDADKMESGLKSAGGKCILNSTNYEDGDERFDQVLNLALGYGSGLVVGTIDEDGMARNADKKYNIVKRAINRTRECGLSDYELFFDPLALPISTGIEEDRLNAKETITAISKIRDNFPDIHIILGISNISFGLSPLSRINLNSIFLDECIKAGLDSAIIAPNKILPLSKISQETKKLCLDLIYDKREFEDDICIYDPLVELTKAFQDLSIQDFKKASSENKNLTLEESLKNHIIDGEKIGLEDQLNKALKKYKPLEIINTFLLDGMKVVGDLFGSGQMQLPFVLQSAETMKFAVSILEPYMETVDQNISNGKLLIATVKGDVHDIGKNLVDIILTNNGYDVINLGIKQDVSAIIDAQKKHNADCIAMSGLLVKSTAFMKDNLEAFNNEDISVPVILGGAALTPKFVNEDCSKIYKGKILYGKDAFTDLKFMNEYMDNKKKGNWSNTEGFINNEGITINLASSKSNSQAVKESISINTEISKLNLKENFIRSKFINEEEPIQAPFLGTKVLNDVDIDLNKLIFYLDTKALFSGQWQIKKGKNQSVDEYNNYLDSYAKPLLDKWLETIMEKKLISPKAVYGYFKCGRKDNSIFIFDKKSLNKISQFNFPRQKSGNNLCIADFYCDLKNDNPIDIFPMQAVTMGDIASEYSQQLFKEDKYSDYLLFHGLTVQLAEALAEYVHALIRIECGFRSEEPDKNREILAQKYRGARYSFGYPACPKVSDSNIQLSLLDAKRINLTMDESEQLHPEQSTTAIISLHSKAKYFSA from the coding sequence ATGGAATCTTTCAGAACCTATCTAAATAGAGATGAAAAACCATTAATTATTTTTGACGGAGGTACTGGAACATCATTTCAGAACTTGAATCTTACTGCAGATGACTTTGGAGGAAAAGAATTAGAAGGTTGTAATGAAAACCTTGTATTATCATCACCAAAAGTAGTTGAAAGGGTTCATGATTCATTCCTAGAAGCAGGTTGTCATGTTATAGAAACTAATACTTTTGGAGCCTCATCCATAGTTCTTGATGAATATGATATTGCGGATAAGGCATATGAAATAAATAAAAATGCTGCATTAATAGCAAAAAATGCAGCGTCCAAATATGCATCAGTTGATAAACCAAGGTTTGTTGCTGGTTCAATTGGACCAACCACTAAATTACCGACATTAGGTCATATAGATTTTGATGAATTAAAGCAATCATATAAAGAACAAATATATGGTCTTATAGATGGAGGAGTTGATCTTCTGTTAATTGAAACTTGTCAAGATGTATTGCAAATAAAATCTGCCTTATCAGCATCAAAAGAAGTACTTGATAGTAAAAATATAGATTTACCCATAATGGTATCTATAACAATGGAAACAACAGGTACTATGCTTGTTGGATCTGATATCGCATCTGCATTAACAATACTAGAGCCATTTAATATAGATGTCCTTGGACTTAATTGTGCAACTGGTCCAGAACAAATGAAGGAACATATTAAATATTTGTCTGAAAATTCACCCTTCGCTATAAGTTGTATTCCCAATGCAGGACTACCTGAAAATGTTGGTGGTGTCGCTCATTACAGATTAAAGCCAATAGAATTAAAAATGCAGCTAATGAATTTTATCTACGACTTTAATGTTCAATTAATAGGTGGATGTTGTGGGACGACACCTGATCATATTAAATATCTTTCTTCAATAATTGACGAAATTATTGATATTGAAAGGACTATCAAAAATGGTAAGAACAATTCAAGTGGATATATTCCTTCTGCTTCATCAATATATAATTCTGTGCCGTACAAACAAGATAATTCAATCTTGATTGTAGGAGAAAGATTAAATGCAAGTGGATCTAAAAAGGTAAGGGAGTTATTAAATAAAGATGACTGGGATGGACTAGTTTCAATTGCCAAGCAACAACAAAAAGAAAATGCACACGTACTTGATGTGAATGTTGATTATGTGGGGAGAGACGGAGTGAAAGATATGAAGGAAATAACTTCAAGACTCGTTACCAATATAAATTTGCCATTAATGATTGACTCTACAGATGCAGACAAAATGGAAAGTGGATTAAAGTCAGCTGGTGGTAAATGTATTTTAAATTCAACAAATTACGAAGACGGTGATGAAAGATTTGATCAAGTTCTAAATTTAGCATTGGGGTATGGTTCAGGACTTGTTGTCGGAACTATTGATGAAGATGGAATGGCAAGGAATGCAGATAAAAAATATAACATTGTTAAACGAGCGATTAATAGAACAAGAGAATGTGGTTTGTCAGATTATGAGCTCTTTTTTGATCCATTAGCTTTGCCAATATCTACTGGGATAGAAGAAGATAGATTAAACGCTAAAGAAACAATTACTGCTATATCAAAAATTCGTGATAATTTCCCAGATATTCATATCATACTGGGTATATCAAACATCAGTTTTGGTCTTTCACCATTATCTAGGATTAATTTAAATTCAATATTTTTAGATGAATGCATTAAAGCGGGATTGGATTCTGCTATCATCGCACCAAATAAAATTTTGCCATTATCAAAAATTTCTCAAGAAACTAAAAAGCTTTGCTTAGATTTGATATATGACAAAAGAGAATTTGAAGATGATATTTGTATTTATGATCCATTAGTAGAATTAACAAAGGCTTTTCAAGATTTATCTATTCAGGATTTTAAAAAAGCATCTTCAGAAAATAAAAACTTAACTCTGGAAGAAAGTCTAAAAAATCATATTATTGATGGAGAAAAAATAGGTTTAGAGGATCAATTAAATAAAGCTTTAAAAAAATATAAACCTCTTGAAATAATTAATACCTTTTTACTAGATGGGATGAAAGTTGTAGGGGATTTGTTTGGCTCAGGTCAAATGCAATTGCCATTTGTACTACAATCAGCAGAAACAATGAAATTTGCGGTTTCAATTTTAGAACCATATATGGAAACTGTAGATCAAAACATATCAAATGGAAAACTCTTAATAGCAACTGTCAAAGGCGATGTTCATGATATTGGGAAAAATTTGGTTGACATAATACTTACAAATAATGGTTATGACGTTATAAATCTTGGAATAAAGCAAGATGTTTCAGCAATTATAGATGCACAAAAGAAGCACAATGCAGATTGCATAGCTATGAGCGGATTACTTGTAAAATCAACTGCATTTATGAAAGATAATTTAGAGGCTTTTAACAATGAAGATATTAGTGTACCAGTAATATTAGGAGGCGCAGCCTTAACCCCAAAATTTGTAAATGAGGACTGCAGCAAAATATATAAAGGGAAAATATTGTACGGAAAAGATGCATTCACTGATCTTAAATTCATGAATGAATATATGGATAATAAAAAAAAGGGTAATTGGTCAAATACTGAGGGTTTTATTAACAATGAGGGTATAACTATTAATTTAGCCTCATCAAAATCCAACTCTCAAGCTGTTAAAGAATCAATATCAATAAATACCGAGATTTCCAAATTAAATTTAAAAGAAAATTTTATTAGATCTAAATTTATAAATGAAGAAGAACCAATTCAAGCTCCTTTCTTAGGAACGAAAGTCTTGAACGACGTTGATATAGATTTAAATAAATTAATTTTTTATTTAGATACAAAAGCTCTATTTAGCGGACAATGGCAAATAAAAAAAGGAAAAAACCAAAGCGTAGATGAATACAATAACTATTTGGATTCATATGCTAAACCACTGTTAGATAAATGGTTAGAGACAATTATGGAAAAAAAACTTATTTCACCCAAAGCAGTTTATGGATATTTCAAATGCGGGAGAAAAGATAATAGTATTTTCATATTTGATAAGAAATCATTAAATAAAATTTCCCAATTTAATTTTCCAAGACAAAAATCAGGGAATAATCTATGCATAGCTGATTTTTATTGTGATTTGAAAAATGATAATCCGATAGATATATTTCCTATGCAGGCAGTAACCATGGGCGATATTGCTAGTGAATATTCTCAACAATTATTTAAAGAAGATAAATATAGCGATTATTTGTTATTCCATGGGCTTACAGTGCAATTAGCAGAAGCTCTAGCTGAGTATGTCCATGCATTAATTCGTATCGAATGTGGTTTTAGGTCTGAAGAACCAGATAAAAATAGAGAAATACTAGCTCAAAAATATAGAGGAGCTAGATATTCTTTTGGTTATCCTGCATGTCCAAAAGTATCTGATTCAAACATACAATTATCATTGTTGGATGCAAAAAGAATAAACTTGACGATGGATGAATCTGAACAACTTCATCCAGAACAAAGTACTACAGCAATCATTTCACTACACTCAAAAGCTAAATATTTCAGCGCTTAA
- a CDS encoding DUF2237 domain-containing protein: MSLNNQNQLNVLGEKIKVCSCAPMTGWFRDGFCNYDKNDGGNHSICCVMDDNFLKYSKSQGNDLITPMPVYSFPGLKDGDHWCICLDRWKQALLDGLAPKVILESTNIVVLESVPLEKLKEYQFNKK, from the coding sequence ATGTCCTTAAATAATCAAAATCAGTTAAATGTCCTAGGAGAAAAAATTAAGGTTTGTAGTTGCGCACCTATGACAGGGTGGTTCAGAGATGGATTTTGTAATTATGACAAAAATGATGGTGGGAATCATTCCATATGTTGCGTAATGGATGATAATTTCCTGAAATATAGTAAATCACAAGGTAATGATTTAATAACTCCCATGCCTGTTTATTCCTTCCCAGGACTAAAGGATGGTGATCATTGGTGTATTTGTCTTGATAGGTGGAAGCAAGCATTATTAGACGGTCTTGCACCAAAAGTCATATTAGAATCAACGAATATTGTAGTCTTAGAATCAGTACCTCTGGAAAAATTGAAAGAATATCAATTTAATAAAAAGTAA
- a CDS encoding ATP adenylyltransferase, whose protein sequence is MSSEIYWKKALEQTRLSIDDKSLYPLKTDIITRDIYEKEDFIIRKLDTSKFNKKKIYGPKQNPFCPWEKILEIDKIGDNHQLILNKYPVQKGHILLITNKWKPQNGWLDIKDWRAIQQVNKDTSGLWFFNSSPIAGASQPHRHFQLLRRSKGEISCPREKWFLEMNSYQDLNSKLKKNIIVSKFNFLENSSCLFEFYLELCKKLGLGDPIRDNKPVHPYNILLTNKWIAIIKRKNDHIHGFSINSLGFAGYLLVTEKSNINYLKKFGPEKLLESFV, encoded by the coding sequence ATGAGTTCAGAAATATATTGGAAAAAAGCACTTGAACAAACTCGATTATCAATTGACGATAAATCATTATATCCTCTCAAAACTGATATTATTACAAGAGATATATATGAAAAAGAGGACTTCATAATTAGGAAACTCGATACTTCAAAATTTAATAAAAAAAAAATTTATGGTCCTAAGCAAAATCCATTTTGTCCTTGGGAAAAGATACTAGAAATTGATAAAATTGGAGATAATCATCAACTAATATTAAATAAGTACCCTGTACAGAAAGGTCATATTTTACTTATTACAAATAAATGGAAACCTCAAAATGGGTGGTTAGATATTAAAGATTGGAGAGCGATCCAACAAGTTAATAAAGATACTAGTGGATTATGGTTTTTCAATAGTTCTCCAATTGCGGGTGCAAGTCAACCTCACAGGCATTTTCAACTTCTGCGTAGATCTAAAGGTGAGATATCATGCCCTAGAGAAAAGTGGTTTTTAGAGATGAACTCATATCAAGATCTAAATAGTAAGCTTAAAAAAAATATTATTGTATCCAAATTTAATTTTTTAGAAAATTCATCATGTCTTTTTGAATTTTATTTAGAATTATGCAAGAAATTAGGACTAGGGGACCCTATTAGGGATAATAAACCTGTACATCCTTACAATATATTATTAACTAATAAATGGATCGCAATTATAAAGAGAAAAAATGATCATATTCATGGTTTCAGTATTAACAGTTTAGGATTTGCAGGATATCTATTAGTAACTGAAAAATCAAATATTAATTATCTAAAGAAATTTGGGCCTGAAAAACTTCTAGAAAGTTTTGTTTGA
- a CDS encoding molecular chaperone DnaJ translates to MNIPENSNTKRISIDLPEELISRFDQLRKEWGFRARGPVIEKILKELLQEDDLLPKNQQQEIDFNEKNNNNNGNLNIDDNTALVLIKSDIKKENNEISLNKRVLNKDQYKEKINSNISLPNFVEKKVKNLRRSINSAKLKENINDIQINTIKETELIKCRIALISHWKTLYGTVPNDHVVEASMDWFGSDIWPNLEGTENLPFTWSAANKFMSELCPFWIKKNPSLEIVLLMIGVLEDPFATSDLINRIPTLMRRFVSRFKRNNSSNSFETLDSTMTVHGALKLLNLSTSAGSAHTLRKIKEAYKSLALETHPDAGGSIDQMRKLNDAYQLLKNLYRN, encoded by the coding sequence TTGAATATTCCTGAGAATTCAAATACAAAAAGAATTTCAATTGATTTACCTGAGGAACTAATTTCCAGGTTTGATCAATTACGAAAAGAGTGGGGATTTAGAGCAAGAGGACCTGTAATAGAAAAGATACTTAAAGAACTTCTTCAAGAAGATGATTTACTACCTAAGAACCAACAACAAGAAATAGACTTTAACGAGAAAAATAATAATAATAATGGAAATTTAAATATTGATGATAATACTGCATTGGTATTAATTAAATCAGACATTAAAAAAGAAAATAATGAGATATCTTTAAACAAAAGAGTTTTAAATAAAGATCAATATAAAGAAAAAATCAACTCAAACATAAGCCTTCCCAATTTTGTTGAAAAAAAAGTGAAGAATCTAAGAAGAAGTATTAATAGTGCAAAATTAAAAGAGAATATTAATGATATTCAAATTAATACAATTAAAGAAACTGAATTAATAAAATGTCGAATAGCTTTAATTAGTCATTGGAAAACCTTATATGGAACAGTTCCTAACGATCATGTAGTAGAAGCTTCGATGGATTGGTTTGGAAGTGATATATGGCCAAATCTTGAGGGAACCGAAAATCTACCCTTTACGTGGAGTGCAGCCAATAAATTCATGTCTGAATTATGTCCATTTTGGATAAAGAAAAATCCATCCCTTGAAATTGTTTTATTAATGATTGGAGTTTTAGAAGACCCATTTGCCACATCAGATTTAATTAATAGGATACCAACTCTAATGAGAAGGTTTGTAAGTAGATTTAAGCGAAATAACAGTTCAAATTCATTTGAAACCTTGGACTCAACAATGACGGTACATGGAGCACTTAAATTATTGAATTTATCAACATCCGCAGGATCAGCTCATACATTGCGAAAAATAAAGGAAGCATATAAATCATTGGCCTTGGAAACGCATCCAGATGCGGGAGGATCAATAGATCAAATGAGAAAATTAAATGATGCGTATCAATTGCTAAAAAATTTATATAGAAATTAG
- a CDS encoding phenylalanine--tRNA ligase subunit beta — MKVSHNWLKKLVEINSTPEDLSEKLSIGGFEVESLEDCSKNVNGVVLGKVLSVLKHEGSNKLSICHVDIGNTKNLQIICGARNIKPNIYVYIATVGAKLNAVNLTIKRSEIRGVLSEGMICSLQELGLEDSSDGIAIIDEDLALKHELGTPASNLLQLNDFVYDLAITANRPDGMSVIGIAREISALLESKFNFPDLNHRYNIHLLKEIKLCTEAITSHCLYTITLIDGVNGEKLSPRWIKDRLQKSGIKSINLLVDLTNYILLEQGQPLHAFDKDKLSSLIGKEVTPEDFSVRKAVDNESLVCLDGKKYDLNENITVITCCDKPIAIAGVMGGLETSVSNTTSSIYLEGAVFNPVTIRKSSKEIGIRTESSSRYEKGISSQNTIDSVTRAINLLEEFFTIIKPTIHTSNLINNEDNFIKLRRSRIHKILGKLITNDQLDKRNLSDHEIIDKLKLIGCTLKSKEYGWDVAVIPNRSQDLIREIDLIEEIARLIGYDRFDLNLPNPIKPGKLTSEQLALRKIKNGFIDNGFNEVLSYSLVPEENDKLIKISNPLLQETSCLRNNIWKEHLEIVNRNIKAGQTSCYVFEVGNVFLKNSEFIQEEILNGAIFGNKRFDKWVNSVGDNDLNYYQARGKLKEALSCLNIKIDDRPTNSMDFLHPGRTAKLFIEGKDAGYFGEIHPKLVLDKKALKKIYLFSINIPILLGAATRKNKWIPVYKQYPIVPKMERDINFIFSKKYLINEIISQIRKTGKNLLEDVDLIDVFEDVNLGEDNISYTFRLSYRDKDKTLLDSDISTIHSNIISNVEKIFDTTLRS, encoded by the coding sequence ATGAAAGTTTCTCATAATTGGTTAAAAAAATTAGTAGAAATTAACTCTACTCCTGAAGATCTTTCTGAGAAATTATCCATAGGGGGATTTGAGGTTGAATCTCTAGAAGACTGTTCAAAAAATGTTAATGGCGTTGTTTTAGGTAAGGTTTTATCTGTTTTAAAACATGAAGGTTCCAATAAGCTTTCTATTTGCCATGTCGATATTGGTAATACAAAGAATTTGCAAATTATCTGTGGTGCTCGAAATATAAAACCAAATATTTATGTCTATATTGCCACTGTGGGTGCAAAATTAAATGCTGTAAATTTAACTATTAAAAGAAGCGAAATCAGAGGTGTATTGAGTGAAGGAATGATATGTTCATTGCAGGAGCTTGGTTTAGAGGACTCCAGTGATGGGATTGCGATTATTGATGAAGATTTAGCCTTGAAACATGAATTGGGGACTCCAGCGTCTAATTTGCTTCAATTAAATGATTTTGTTTATGATTTAGCCATTACAGCTAACAGGCCTGATGGAATGTCAGTTATAGGTATAGCACGCGAAATTTCTGCTCTTTTGGAATCAAAATTCAATTTTCCAGATTTAAATCATAGATATAATATTCACTTACTTAAAGAAATTAAGCTTTGCACCGAAGCAATAACATCACATTGTCTTTATACTATAACTCTGATTGATGGAGTTAATGGTGAAAAATTATCTCCAAGATGGATTAAAGATCGTTTACAAAAATCTGGTATAAAATCGATAAATCTTTTAGTTGATTTAACAAATTATATTCTTCTAGAACAAGGTCAACCATTGCATGCTTTTGATAAAGATAAATTATCAAGTCTAATTGGTAAGGAAGTTACTCCTGAAGACTTTTCTGTTAGGAAAGCAGTAGATAATGAAAGTCTCGTATGCCTAGATGGAAAAAAATACGATTTAAATGAAAATATAACAGTAATTACTTGTTGTGATAAACCAATCGCTATCGCTGGTGTTATGGGAGGTTTAGAGACTTCGGTATCCAATACTACTTCATCTATTTATCTAGAAGGAGCTGTTTTTAATCCCGTTACCATAAGAAAATCCTCGAAGGAAATTGGGATAAGAACTGAATCTAGTAGCAGATATGAAAAAGGTATTTCATCTCAAAATACAATAGATTCTGTAACAAGAGCTATCAATCTTCTAGAAGAATTTTTTACTATTATTAAACCAACTATTCATACCTCAAATTTAATAAATAACGAGGATAATTTTATAAAATTACGAAGAAGTCGTATACATAAAATTCTTGGTAAATTAATTACCAATGATCAATTAGATAAAAGAAATTTATCTGATCATGAAATAATTGATAAATTAAAACTCATAGGTTGTACTTTAAAAAGTAAAGAATATGGCTGGGATGTAGCAGTAATTCCTAATAGATCACAAGATTTAATTAGGGAAATAGATTTAATTGAAGAAATTGCGAGACTAATAGGGTATGACAGATTTGATTTAAATCTACCTAATCCTATTAAGCCTGGAAAATTAACATCAGAGCAGTTGGCTTTAAGAAAGATAAAAAATGGCTTTATTGATAATGGTTTTAATGAGGTACTAAGTTATTCTCTTGTTCCAGAAGAAAATGACAAACTTATAAAAATTTCTAACCCTTTGCTACAAGAGACTAGCTGTCTTAGAAATAATATATGGAAAGAACATTTAGAGATTGTAAATCGTAATATAAAAGCTGGACAAACAAGTTGTTATGTTTTTGAAGTTGGAAATGTTTTCTTAAAGAATTCAGAATTTATTCAAGAAGAAATATTGAATGGCGCAATTTTTGGAAATAAAAGATTTGATAAATGGGTTAATTCAGTTGGAGATAATGATCTTAATTATTATCAGGCAAGAGGCAAGTTAAAGGAAGCTTTATCATGTTTAAATATAAAAATTGATGATAGGCCTACTAATTCTATGGATTTCCTTCATCCTGGGAGGACAGCTAAATTATTTATCGAAGGAAAAGATGCAGGATATTTTGGTGAAATTCACCCTAAACTTGTATTAGATAAGAAGGCTTTAAAAAAAATTTATTTATTTAGTATAAATATTCCAATACTTTTGGGAGCCGCTACAAGGAAAAATAAATGGATTCCAGTATACAAGCAGTACCCAATTGTTCCAAAAATGGAAAGGGACATAAATTTTATTTTTAGCAAGAAATATCTAATTAATGAAATAATATCTCAAATAAGAAAAACAGGAAAAAATTTACTAGAAGATGTTGATTTAATTGATGTTTTTGAGGATGTTAATCTTGGGGAAGATAATATAAGTTATACCTTTCGATTATCCTATAGAGACAAAGATAAAACATTACTCGACTCAGATATTTCAACAATTCATTCAAATATTATTTCAAATGTTGAGAAAATATTTGATACAACCTTGAGAAGTTAG
- the rpmG gene encoding 50S ribosomal protein L33: protein MAKKGTRVVVTLECTEARTSTDPKRSNGVSRYTTEKNRRNTTERLELKKFNPHLNRMTIHKEIK, encoded by the coding sequence ATGGCCAAAAAAGGGACAAGAGTTGTAGTTACCCTAGAATGTACTGAGGCTAGAACAAGCACAGACCCTAAGAGATCTAATGGTGTCTCAAGATATACTACCGAAAAGAACCGTAGAAATACTACTGAAAGATTAGAACTAAAAAAGTTTAATCCTCATCTAAACAGAATGACTATTCACAAAGAAATAAAGTAA
- a CDS encoding 30S ribosomal protein S18, with amino-acid sequence MPNSIFKKQLSPIKPGDPIDYKDVELLKKFITERGKILPRRMTGLTSKQQRDLTLAVKRARIVALLPFVNPEG; translated from the coding sequence ATGCCTAATTCAATTTTTAAAAAACAATTATCACCTATTAAACCGGGAGATCCTATTGATTACAAAGATGTAGAACTTCTCAAAAAATTTATTACTGAGAGAGGAAAAATTCTACCAAGAAGAATGACTGGTTTAACATCAAAACAACAAAGGGATCTTACATTAGCTGTTAAAAGGGCAAGAATTGTAGCACTTTTACCTTTTGTAAATCCAGAAGGCTAA
- a CDS encoding RNB domain-containing ribonuclease: MKDLTNLKTYIIDSENPHEVDDAISLEIKEGNMTKLWIHISNPCKLFLHDSNIDLEARRKNNSLYLTDQYISMLPTEILNKANLAQNKISETISASIEFNDDGSIDKYEIIEAIIKPKYQLTYDDANEILELEPKEEIELIQIKNLLEKSILFRKKQGAILFEGPNCKIKLNKDKILITKLEKTIAQIIVAEAMILMGYVTSLFINKYNLAAAYRVQKINCNPNEILTKYNESEIKYILLKQYMGRSYITIKPGNHESLGLPMYVQCTSPLRRYLDLIIQRQVYNKINNYELLSTSSISRIIDYSKNRQTENNNIFKNDKFKYLSIFFKNENKNFYKIIFVKWINYKKNIALVLFPEYSLEILITLFVSIEIYSNKIYKVKYNINDNNLLEFVY; encoded by the coding sequence TTGAAAGATTTAACTAATTTAAAAACGTATATTATAGATTCTGAAAATCCACATGAAGTGGATGATGCTATTTCTCTAGAAATAAAAGAAGGAAATATGACAAAACTATGGATACATATTAGTAATCCTTGCAAACTTTTTTTGCATGATTCTAATATTGATCTTGAAGCGAGAAGGAAAAACAATAGTTTATATCTTACGGATCAATATATCTCAATGCTCCCTACAGAAATTCTTAATAAGGCAAATCTAGCTCAAAATAAGATTTCAGAAACTATAAGCGCATCAATAGAATTCAACGACGATGGTTCAATAGATAAGTATGAGATAATTGAAGCTATTATCAAACCTAAATATCAATTAACATATGACGATGCAAATGAAATATTGGAATTAGAACCCAAAGAAGAAATTGAATTAATTCAAATTAAAAATTTATTAGAAAAAAGTATCTTATTTAGAAAAAAACAAGGGGCAATTTTATTTGAGGGACCTAATTGTAAAATTAAATTAAATAAAGATAAAATCTTAATAACTAAATTAGAAAAAACGATAGCACAAATTATTGTTGCAGAAGCAATGATATTAATGGGTTATGTTACAAGTTTATTTATAAATAAATATAACTTAGCGGCTGCATATAGAGTTCAAAAAATTAATTGTAATCCAAACGAAATTCTTACAAAATATAATGAAAGTGAAATTAAATATATACTATTAAAGCAATATATGGGAAGAAGTTATATTACAATTAAACCCGGTAATCATGAATCATTGGGGCTACCAATGTATGTACAATGCACTTCACCATTAAGAAGATATTTAGATTTAATTATACAAAGACAGGTTTATAACAAAATTAATAATTATGAACTTCTCAGTACAAGTTCTATTTCTAGAATTATAGATTATTCTAAAAATAGACAAACAGAAAATAATAATATCTTTAAAAATGATAAATTCAAATATTTATCAATATTTTTTAAAAATGAAAATAAAAATTTTTATAAAATAATATTTGTTAAGTGGATTAATTATAAAAAAAATATAGCTTTAGTTTTATTCCCAGAGTATTCACTAGAAATTCTTATTACTCTTTTTGTATCAATAGAAATATATAGTAATAAAATATATAAAGTAAAATATAACATAAATGATAATAATCTTTTAGAGTTTGTTTATTAA